The Siniperca chuatsi isolate FFG_IHB_CAS linkage group LG2, ASM2008510v1, whole genome shotgun sequence genome window below encodes:
- the LOC122863817 gene encoding rho GTPase-activating protein 40 isoform X1 translates to MRCSDVPTSAVRLSLFECVCAEKRLQGNSLPGAGSCCFLQLAAVWGDNSRMPWGRSGSAALLLLSGRAITRAKARNSSPTAMSVEPLACPQDQAAEPHSTHTPSSQDQEQHPDKLCLDSFWSEVETIRQGSGYTDLESTRRDSRQSEEGEQEEQWLADAGLSNLISEDSEDVDNAVLLSTLTRTQAEAVQRRLDSYTLSLRKRNKPAPRDVRDVFNSPITQTLLPESQHSEDLAQNSMASVAKTPLSAVMPEHQRGAPKEEVFITDVAYCEQAVIFLKQAKLAQNNSQHRKEDGTLPRVIYPKCRLGVTRIQDLSHTDMKKVRQLALIDMTALCDLLELEVKRHKTGKRKISESTLFGVPLATLLENDQKMKPNTSTPLFLQALLSFLERKGVDSEGILRVPGSQSRIKLLQQNLETNFYSGRVSWDEVSPNDAAALLKKFIRELPAPLLTAEYLNTFSAVRDITELKQKLHMLNLLILLLPEPNRNTLKVLLEFLNKVVSREKRNRMNLWAVATIMAPNLFLHKAVPSRLTEGAEKGHAEKAADVMRLLIRYQDLLWTIPNFLMSQVRKLNENSNRRYQFYDRRIKNLLRKIHTDSREKPDKNTSEPCRTVKIQVGELVNGTMEFQLNINSRASDLLAQFYRQSLCSPENGKGKMRRNGSVAYPDCALYEVGGNIGEHCLDPDTHLLDLYNSNHGGEWVIKLKPNASRGL, encoded by the exons ATGCGATGTAGTGACGTGCCTACCAGCGCCGTGAGACTGTCCTTGTTCgaatgtgtttgtgcagagaAGAGATTACAAGGAAACAGCTTGCCAGGGGCAGGCAGCTGCTGTTTCCTACAGCTTGCAGCAGTTTGGGGGGACAACAGCAGGATGCCGTGGGGGAGAAGTGGCTCGGCggccctgctgctgctctcggGCAGAGCCATCACGCGAGCCAAGGCCAG AAATTCCAGCCCCACCGCGATGAGCGTGGAGCCCTTGGCCTGCCCGCAGGACCAGGCAGCCGAGCCACACAGCACGCACACGCCATCCTCCCAGGATCAGGAGCAGCACCCCGACAAACTCTGCCTGGACTCGTTCTGGAGTGAGGTGGAGACCATCCGACAGGGGAGTGGCTACACAGACCTCGAAAGCACCAGGAGAGACTCCAGACAGTCAGAAG AAGGCGAACAGGAGGAGCAGTGGTTGGCTGATGCTGGTTTGTCGAACCTCATCAGTGAGGACAGCGAGGATGTGGACAACGCGGTGCTGCTGTCCACTCTGACCCGGACCCAGGCCGAGGCAGTTCAGCGTCGACTGGATTCTTACACGCTGTCCCTCCGCAAGAGGAACAAACCGGCACCGCGTGACGTCCGCGACGTCTTCAACTCCCCCATCACTCAG ACCCTTCTGCCTGAGTCCCAGCATAGTGAAGACCTTGCCCAAAACAGCATGGCATCGGTTGCCAAAACACCACTATCAG CTGTGATGCCAGAGCATCAGCGAGGTGCTCCTAAAGAGGAAGTCTTCATCACCGATGTGGCTTACTGCGAACAGGCCGTCATCTTCCTCAAACAGGCCAAACTGGCCCAGAACAACAGCCAGCACAGAAAAGAGGATGGCACCTTGCCT CGGGTTATCTACCCCAAGTGCCGTTTAGGAGTGACTCGGATTCAGGATCTCTCCCACACTGACATGAAGAAGGTGCGTCAGTTGGCTCTCATCGACATGACAGCGCTGTGCGACCTCTTAGAGCTGGAGGTCAAAAGGCACAAAACCGGCAAGAGGAAAATCTCAG AGAGCACGCTCTTCGGGGTGCCGCTGGCCACGCTGCTGGAGAATGATCAGAAAATGAAGCCCAACACCTCGACTCCTCTCTTCCTGCAGGCA ttgtTGTCGTTTTTGGAGAGGAAAGGAGTCGATTCGGAGGGGATCCTGCGGGTTCCAGGATCTCAGTCCAGAATCAAG ctgctgcagcagaacTTGGAGACCAACTTCTACTCAGGTCGTGTCAGCTGGGATGAGGTGAGTCCAAATGACGCTGCCGCGCTGCTCAAGAAGTTCATCCGGGAACTGCCCGCTCCTCTGCTCACCGCCGAGTACCTCAACACCTTCAGCGCCGTCAGAG ACATCACAGAGCTGAAGCAGAAACTCCACATGTTGAACCTGCTCATCCTGCTGCTGCCTGAGCCCAACAGGAACACACtgaag GTCCTCCTTGAGTTCCTCAATAAGGTGGTTTCCAGGGAGAAGAGGAACAGGATGAACCTGTGGGCCGTAGCGACCATCATGGCTCCCAACCTCTTCCTCCATAAGGCCGTCCCCAGCAGACTGACTGAGGGGGCAGAGAAAGGACATGCGGAGAAGGCAGCTGATGTTATGAGGCTCCTCATCCGCTACCAGGACCTGCTCTGGACG ATCCCTAATTTCCTCATGAGCCAGGTGCGTAAACTGAATGAGAACAGTAACCGGCGTTACCAGTTCTACGATCGCCGCATCAAGAACCTGCTGAGAAAGATCCACACAGACAGCCGCGAAAAACCTGATAAAAACACCTCAGAG CCGTGCCGTACAGTGAAGATCCAGGTCGGGGAGCTGGTGAACGGCACCATGGAGTTCCAGCTCAACATTAATTCCCGAGCCTCAGACCTGCTCGCCCAGTTTTACCGCCAGTCCCTCTGCAGCCCCGAAAATGGAAAGGGCAAAATGCGAAG AAACGGCTCGGTGGCGTATCCAGACTGCGCCCTGTACGAGGTGGGAGGGAATATTG gtGAGCACTGCCTGGATCCTGACACACACCTGCTGGATTTGTACAACAGTAACCATGGAGGTGAGTGGGTCATCAAGCTGAAACCCAACGCCAGCAGAGGGCTGTGA
- the LOC122863817 gene encoding rho GTPase-activating protein 40 isoform X3 — protein sequence MGGREEVVVSIVGSTMQFPRNRLTGFRLRPTQSPAGSKHVKPPFHKKKARNSSPTAMSVEPLACPQDQAAEPHSTHTPSSQDQEQHPDKLCLDSFWSEVETIRQGSGYTDLESTRRDSRQSEEGEQEEQWLADAGLSNLISEDSEDVDNAVLLSTLTRTQAEAVQRRLDSYTLSLRKRNKPAPRDVRDVFNSPITQTLLPESQHSEDLAQNSMASVAKTPLSAVMPEHQRGAPKEEVFITDVAYCEQAVIFLKQAKLAQNNSQHRKEDGTLPRVIYPKCRLGVTRIQDLSHTDMKKVRQLALIDMTALCDLLELEVKRHKTGKRKISESTLFGVPLATLLENDQKMKPNTSTPLFLQALLSFLERKGVDSEGILRVPGSQSRIKLLQQNLETNFYSGRVSWDEVSPNDAAALLKKFIRELPAPLLTAEYLNTFSAVRDITELKQKLHMLNLLILLLPEPNRNTLKVLLEFLNKVVSREKRNRMNLWAVATIMAPNLFLHKAVPSRLTEGAEKGHAEKAADVMRLLIRYQDLLWTIPNFLMSQVRKLNENSNRRYQFYDRRIKNLLRKIHTDSREKPDKNTSEPCRTVKIQVGELVNGTMEFQLNINSRASDLLAQFYRQSLCSPENGKGKMRRNGSVAYPDCALYEVGGNIGEHCLDPDTHLLDLYNSNHGGEWVIKLKPNASRGL from the exons atgggaggcagagaggaggtaGTGGTGAGCATAGTCGGGTCCACTATGCAGTTTCCACGCAACAGGTTGACTGGTTTCAGGCTCCGTCCTACCCAAAGCCCAGCGGGGAGCAAGCATGTGAAGCCACCCTTCCACAAGAAAAAAGCCAG AAATTCCAGCCCCACCGCGATGAGCGTGGAGCCCTTGGCCTGCCCGCAGGACCAGGCAGCCGAGCCACACAGCACGCACACGCCATCCTCCCAGGATCAGGAGCAGCACCCCGACAAACTCTGCCTGGACTCGTTCTGGAGTGAGGTGGAGACCATCCGACAGGGGAGTGGCTACACAGACCTCGAAAGCACCAGGAGAGACTCCAGACAGTCAGAAG AAGGCGAACAGGAGGAGCAGTGGTTGGCTGATGCTGGTTTGTCGAACCTCATCAGTGAGGACAGCGAGGATGTGGACAACGCGGTGCTGCTGTCCACTCTGACCCGGACCCAGGCCGAGGCAGTTCAGCGTCGACTGGATTCTTACACGCTGTCCCTCCGCAAGAGGAACAAACCGGCACCGCGTGACGTCCGCGACGTCTTCAACTCCCCCATCACTCAG ACCCTTCTGCCTGAGTCCCAGCATAGTGAAGACCTTGCCCAAAACAGCATGGCATCGGTTGCCAAAACACCACTATCAG CTGTGATGCCAGAGCATCAGCGAGGTGCTCCTAAAGAGGAAGTCTTCATCACCGATGTGGCTTACTGCGAACAGGCCGTCATCTTCCTCAAACAGGCCAAACTGGCCCAGAACAACAGCCAGCACAGAAAAGAGGATGGCACCTTGCCT CGGGTTATCTACCCCAAGTGCCGTTTAGGAGTGACTCGGATTCAGGATCTCTCCCACACTGACATGAAGAAGGTGCGTCAGTTGGCTCTCATCGACATGACAGCGCTGTGCGACCTCTTAGAGCTGGAGGTCAAAAGGCACAAAACCGGCAAGAGGAAAATCTCAG AGAGCACGCTCTTCGGGGTGCCGCTGGCCACGCTGCTGGAGAATGATCAGAAAATGAAGCCCAACACCTCGACTCCTCTCTTCCTGCAGGCA ttgtTGTCGTTTTTGGAGAGGAAAGGAGTCGATTCGGAGGGGATCCTGCGGGTTCCAGGATCTCAGTCCAGAATCAAG ctgctgcagcagaacTTGGAGACCAACTTCTACTCAGGTCGTGTCAGCTGGGATGAGGTGAGTCCAAATGACGCTGCCGCGCTGCTCAAGAAGTTCATCCGGGAACTGCCCGCTCCTCTGCTCACCGCCGAGTACCTCAACACCTTCAGCGCCGTCAGAG ACATCACAGAGCTGAAGCAGAAACTCCACATGTTGAACCTGCTCATCCTGCTGCTGCCTGAGCCCAACAGGAACACACtgaag GTCCTCCTTGAGTTCCTCAATAAGGTGGTTTCCAGGGAGAAGAGGAACAGGATGAACCTGTGGGCCGTAGCGACCATCATGGCTCCCAACCTCTTCCTCCATAAGGCCGTCCCCAGCAGACTGACTGAGGGGGCAGAGAAAGGACATGCGGAGAAGGCAGCTGATGTTATGAGGCTCCTCATCCGCTACCAGGACCTGCTCTGGACG ATCCCTAATTTCCTCATGAGCCAGGTGCGTAAACTGAATGAGAACAGTAACCGGCGTTACCAGTTCTACGATCGCCGCATCAAGAACCTGCTGAGAAAGATCCACACAGACAGCCGCGAAAAACCTGATAAAAACACCTCAGAG CCGTGCCGTACAGTGAAGATCCAGGTCGGGGAGCTGGTGAACGGCACCATGGAGTTCCAGCTCAACATTAATTCCCGAGCCTCAGACCTGCTCGCCCAGTTTTACCGCCAGTCCCTCTGCAGCCCCGAAAATGGAAAGGGCAAAATGCGAAG AAACGGCTCGGTGGCGTATCCAGACTGCGCCCTGTACGAGGTGGGAGGGAATATTG gtGAGCACTGCCTGGATCCTGACACACACCTGCTGGATTTGTACAACAGTAACCATGGAGGTGAGTGGGTCATCAAGCTGAAACCCAACGCCAGCAGAGGGCTGTGA
- the LOC122863817 gene encoding rho GTPase-activating protein 40 isoform X2, with protein sequence MRCSDVPTSAVRLSLFECVCAEKRLQGNSLPGAGSCCFLQLAAVWGDNSRMPWGRSGSAALLLLSGRAITRAKARNSSPTAMSVEPLACPQDQAAEPHSTHTPSSQDQEQHPDKLCLDSFWSEVETIRQGSGYTDLESTRRDSRQSEGEQEEQWLADAGLSNLISEDSEDVDNAVLLSTLTRTQAEAVQRRLDSYTLSLRKRNKPAPRDVRDVFNSPITQTLLPESQHSEDLAQNSMASVAKTPLSAVMPEHQRGAPKEEVFITDVAYCEQAVIFLKQAKLAQNNSQHRKEDGTLPRVIYPKCRLGVTRIQDLSHTDMKKVRQLALIDMTALCDLLELEVKRHKTGKRKISESTLFGVPLATLLENDQKMKPNTSTPLFLQALLSFLERKGVDSEGILRVPGSQSRIKLLQQNLETNFYSGRVSWDEVSPNDAAALLKKFIRELPAPLLTAEYLNTFSAVRDITELKQKLHMLNLLILLLPEPNRNTLKVLLEFLNKVVSREKRNRMNLWAVATIMAPNLFLHKAVPSRLTEGAEKGHAEKAADVMRLLIRYQDLLWTIPNFLMSQVRKLNENSNRRYQFYDRRIKNLLRKIHTDSREKPDKNTSEPCRTVKIQVGELVNGTMEFQLNINSRASDLLAQFYRQSLCSPENGKGKMRRNGSVAYPDCALYEVGGNIGEHCLDPDTHLLDLYNSNHGGEWVIKLKPNASRGL encoded by the exons ATGCGATGTAGTGACGTGCCTACCAGCGCCGTGAGACTGTCCTTGTTCgaatgtgtttgtgcagagaAGAGATTACAAGGAAACAGCTTGCCAGGGGCAGGCAGCTGCTGTTTCCTACAGCTTGCAGCAGTTTGGGGGGACAACAGCAGGATGCCGTGGGGGAGAAGTGGCTCGGCggccctgctgctgctctcggGCAGAGCCATCACGCGAGCCAAGGCCAG AAATTCCAGCCCCACCGCGATGAGCGTGGAGCCCTTGGCCTGCCCGCAGGACCAGGCAGCCGAGCCACACAGCACGCACACGCCATCCTCCCAGGATCAGGAGCAGCACCCCGACAAACTCTGCCTGGACTCGTTCTGGAGTGAGGTGGAGACCATCCGACAGGGGAGTGGCTACACAGACCTCGAAAGCACCAGGAGAGACTCCAGACAGTCAGAAG GCGAACAGGAGGAGCAGTGGTTGGCTGATGCTGGTTTGTCGAACCTCATCAGTGAGGACAGCGAGGATGTGGACAACGCGGTGCTGCTGTCCACTCTGACCCGGACCCAGGCCGAGGCAGTTCAGCGTCGACTGGATTCTTACACGCTGTCCCTCCGCAAGAGGAACAAACCGGCACCGCGTGACGTCCGCGACGTCTTCAACTCCCCCATCACTCAG ACCCTTCTGCCTGAGTCCCAGCATAGTGAAGACCTTGCCCAAAACAGCATGGCATCGGTTGCCAAAACACCACTATCAG CTGTGATGCCAGAGCATCAGCGAGGTGCTCCTAAAGAGGAAGTCTTCATCACCGATGTGGCTTACTGCGAACAGGCCGTCATCTTCCTCAAACAGGCCAAACTGGCCCAGAACAACAGCCAGCACAGAAAAGAGGATGGCACCTTGCCT CGGGTTATCTACCCCAAGTGCCGTTTAGGAGTGACTCGGATTCAGGATCTCTCCCACACTGACATGAAGAAGGTGCGTCAGTTGGCTCTCATCGACATGACAGCGCTGTGCGACCTCTTAGAGCTGGAGGTCAAAAGGCACAAAACCGGCAAGAGGAAAATCTCAG AGAGCACGCTCTTCGGGGTGCCGCTGGCCACGCTGCTGGAGAATGATCAGAAAATGAAGCCCAACACCTCGACTCCTCTCTTCCTGCAGGCA ttgtTGTCGTTTTTGGAGAGGAAAGGAGTCGATTCGGAGGGGATCCTGCGGGTTCCAGGATCTCAGTCCAGAATCAAG ctgctgcagcagaacTTGGAGACCAACTTCTACTCAGGTCGTGTCAGCTGGGATGAGGTGAGTCCAAATGACGCTGCCGCGCTGCTCAAGAAGTTCATCCGGGAACTGCCCGCTCCTCTGCTCACCGCCGAGTACCTCAACACCTTCAGCGCCGTCAGAG ACATCACAGAGCTGAAGCAGAAACTCCACATGTTGAACCTGCTCATCCTGCTGCTGCCTGAGCCCAACAGGAACACACtgaag GTCCTCCTTGAGTTCCTCAATAAGGTGGTTTCCAGGGAGAAGAGGAACAGGATGAACCTGTGGGCCGTAGCGACCATCATGGCTCCCAACCTCTTCCTCCATAAGGCCGTCCCCAGCAGACTGACTGAGGGGGCAGAGAAAGGACATGCGGAGAAGGCAGCTGATGTTATGAGGCTCCTCATCCGCTACCAGGACCTGCTCTGGACG ATCCCTAATTTCCTCATGAGCCAGGTGCGTAAACTGAATGAGAACAGTAACCGGCGTTACCAGTTCTACGATCGCCGCATCAAGAACCTGCTGAGAAAGATCCACACAGACAGCCGCGAAAAACCTGATAAAAACACCTCAGAG CCGTGCCGTACAGTGAAGATCCAGGTCGGGGAGCTGGTGAACGGCACCATGGAGTTCCAGCTCAACATTAATTCCCGAGCCTCAGACCTGCTCGCCCAGTTTTACCGCCAGTCCCTCTGCAGCCCCGAAAATGGAAAGGGCAAAATGCGAAG AAACGGCTCGGTGGCGTATCCAGACTGCGCCCTGTACGAGGTGGGAGGGAATATTG gtGAGCACTGCCTGGATCCTGACACACACCTGCTGGATTTGTACAACAGTAACCATGGAGGTGAGTGGGTCATCAAGCTGAAACCCAACGCCAGCAGAGGGCTGTGA
- the LOC122863817 gene encoding rho GTPase-activating protein 40 isoform X4 — MFRNSSPTAMSVEPLACPQDQAAEPHSTHTPSSQDQEQHPDKLCLDSFWSEVETIRQGSGYTDLESTRRDSRQSEEGEQEEQWLADAGLSNLISEDSEDVDNAVLLSTLTRTQAEAVQRRLDSYTLSLRKRNKPAPRDVRDVFNSPITQTLLPESQHSEDLAQNSMASVAKTPLSAVMPEHQRGAPKEEVFITDVAYCEQAVIFLKQAKLAQNNSQHRKEDGTLPRVIYPKCRLGVTRIQDLSHTDMKKVRQLALIDMTALCDLLELEVKRHKTGKRKISESTLFGVPLATLLENDQKMKPNTSTPLFLQALLSFLERKGVDSEGILRVPGSQSRIKLLQQNLETNFYSGRVSWDEVSPNDAAALLKKFIRELPAPLLTAEYLNTFSAVRDITELKQKLHMLNLLILLLPEPNRNTLKVLLEFLNKVVSREKRNRMNLWAVATIMAPNLFLHKAVPSRLTEGAEKGHAEKAADVMRLLIRYQDLLWTIPNFLMSQVRKLNENSNRRYQFYDRRIKNLLRKIHTDSREKPDKNTSEPCRTVKIQVGELVNGTMEFQLNINSRASDLLAQFYRQSLCSPENGKGKMRRNGSVAYPDCALYEVGGNIGEHCLDPDTHLLDLYNSNHGGEWVIKLKPNASRGL, encoded by the exons ATGTTTag AAATTCCAGCCCCACCGCGATGAGCGTGGAGCCCTTGGCCTGCCCGCAGGACCAGGCAGCCGAGCCACACAGCACGCACACGCCATCCTCCCAGGATCAGGAGCAGCACCCCGACAAACTCTGCCTGGACTCGTTCTGGAGTGAGGTGGAGACCATCCGACAGGGGAGTGGCTACACAGACCTCGAAAGCACCAGGAGAGACTCCAGACAGTCAGAAG AAGGCGAACAGGAGGAGCAGTGGTTGGCTGATGCTGGTTTGTCGAACCTCATCAGTGAGGACAGCGAGGATGTGGACAACGCGGTGCTGCTGTCCACTCTGACCCGGACCCAGGCCGAGGCAGTTCAGCGTCGACTGGATTCTTACACGCTGTCCCTCCGCAAGAGGAACAAACCGGCACCGCGTGACGTCCGCGACGTCTTCAACTCCCCCATCACTCAG ACCCTTCTGCCTGAGTCCCAGCATAGTGAAGACCTTGCCCAAAACAGCATGGCATCGGTTGCCAAAACACCACTATCAG CTGTGATGCCAGAGCATCAGCGAGGTGCTCCTAAAGAGGAAGTCTTCATCACCGATGTGGCTTACTGCGAACAGGCCGTCATCTTCCTCAAACAGGCCAAACTGGCCCAGAACAACAGCCAGCACAGAAAAGAGGATGGCACCTTGCCT CGGGTTATCTACCCCAAGTGCCGTTTAGGAGTGACTCGGATTCAGGATCTCTCCCACACTGACATGAAGAAGGTGCGTCAGTTGGCTCTCATCGACATGACAGCGCTGTGCGACCTCTTAGAGCTGGAGGTCAAAAGGCACAAAACCGGCAAGAGGAAAATCTCAG AGAGCACGCTCTTCGGGGTGCCGCTGGCCACGCTGCTGGAGAATGATCAGAAAATGAAGCCCAACACCTCGACTCCTCTCTTCCTGCAGGCA ttgtTGTCGTTTTTGGAGAGGAAAGGAGTCGATTCGGAGGGGATCCTGCGGGTTCCAGGATCTCAGTCCAGAATCAAG ctgctgcagcagaacTTGGAGACCAACTTCTACTCAGGTCGTGTCAGCTGGGATGAGGTGAGTCCAAATGACGCTGCCGCGCTGCTCAAGAAGTTCATCCGGGAACTGCCCGCTCCTCTGCTCACCGCCGAGTACCTCAACACCTTCAGCGCCGTCAGAG ACATCACAGAGCTGAAGCAGAAACTCCACATGTTGAACCTGCTCATCCTGCTGCTGCCTGAGCCCAACAGGAACACACtgaag GTCCTCCTTGAGTTCCTCAATAAGGTGGTTTCCAGGGAGAAGAGGAACAGGATGAACCTGTGGGCCGTAGCGACCATCATGGCTCCCAACCTCTTCCTCCATAAGGCCGTCCCCAGCAGACTGACTGAGGGGGCAGAGAAAGGACATGCGGAGAAGGCAGCTGATGTTATGAGGCTCCTCATCCGCTACCAGGACCTGCTCTGGACG ATCCCTAATTTCCTCATGAGCCAGGTGCGTAAACTGAATGAGAACAGTAACCGGCGTTACCAGTTCTACGATCGCCGCATCAAGAACCTGCTGAGAAAGATCCACACAGACAGCCGCGAAAAACCTGATAAAAACACCTCAGAG CCGTGCCGTACAGTGAAGATCCAGGTCGGGGAGCTGGTGAACGGCACCATGGAGTTCCAGCTCAACATTAATTCCCGAGCCTCAGACCTGCTCGCCCAGTTTTACCGCCAGTCCCTCTGCAGCCCCGAAAATGGAAAGGGCAAAATGCGAAG AAACGGCTCGGTGGCGTATCCAGACTGCGCCCTGTACGAGGTGGGAGGGAATATTG gtGAGCACTGCCTGGATCCTGACACACACCTGCTGGATTTGTACAACAGTAACCATGGAGGTGAGTGGGTCATCAAGCTGAAACCCAACGCCAGCAGAGGGCTGTGA
- the LOC122863817 gene encoding rho GTPase-activating protein 40 isoform X5 yields the protein MSVEPLACPQDQAAEPHSTHTPSSQDQEQHPDKLCLDSFWSEVETIRQGSGYTDLESTRRDSRQSEEGEQEEQWLADAGLSNLISEDSEDVDNAVLLSTLTRTQAEAVQRRLDSYTLSLRKRNKPAPRDVRDVFNSPITQTLLPESQHSEDLAQNSMASVAKTPLSAVMPEHQRGAPKEEVFITDVAYCEQAVIFLKQAKLAQNNSQHRKEDGTLPRVIYPKCRLGVTRIQDLSHTDMKKVRQLALIDMTALCDLLELEVKRHKTGKRKISESTLFGVPLATLLENDQKMKPNTSTPLFLQALLSFLERKGVDSEGILRVPGSQSRIKLLQQNLETNFYSGRVSWDEVSPNDAAALLKKFIRELPAPLLTAEYLNTFSAVRDITELKQKLHMLNLLILLLPEPNRNTLKVLLEFLNKVVSREKRNRMNLWAVATIMAPNLFLHKAVPSRLTEGAEKGHAEKAADVMRLLIRYQDLLWTIPNFLMSQVRKLNENSNRRYQFYDRRIKNLLRKIHTDSREKPDKNTSEPCRTVKIQVGELVNGTMEFQLNINSRASDLLAQFYRQSLCSPENGKGKMRRNGSVAYPDCALYEVGGNIGEHCLDPDTHLLDLYNSNHGGEWVIKLKPNASRGL from the exons ATGAGCGTGGAGCCCTTGGCCTGCCCGCAGGACCAGGCAGCCGAGCCACACAGCACGCACACGCCATCCTCCCAGGATCAGGAGCAGCACCCCGACAAACTCTGCCTGGACTCGTTCTGGAGTGAGGTGGAGACCATCCGACAGGGGAGTGGCTACACAGACCTCGAAAGCACCAGGAGAGACTCCAGACAGTCAGAAG AAGGCGAACAGGAGGAGCAGTGGTTGGCTGATGCTGGTTTGTCGAACCTCATCAGTGAGGACAGCGAGGATGTGGACAACGCGGTGCTGCTGTCCACTCTGACCCGGACCCAGGCCGAGGCAGTTCAGCGTCGACTGGATTCTTACACGCTGTCCCTCCGCAAGAGGAACAAACCGGCACCGCGTGACGTCCGCGACGTCTTCAACTCCCCCATCACTCAG ACCCTTCTGCCTGAGTCCCAGCATAGTGAAGACCTTGCCCAAAACAGCATGGCATCGGTTGCCAAAACACCACTATCAG CTGTGATGCCAGAGCATCAGCGAGGTGCTCCTAAAGAGGAAGTCTTCATCACCGATGTGGCTTACTGCGAACAGGCCGTCATCTTCCTCAAACAGGCCAAACTGGCCCAGAACAACAGCCAGCACAGAAAAGAGGATGGCACCTTGCCT CGGGTTATCTACCCCAAGTGCCGTTTAGGAGTGACTCGGATTCAGGATCTCTCCCACACTGACATGAAGAAGGTGCGTCAGTTGGCTCTCATCGACATGACAGCGCTGTGCGACCTCTTAGAGCTGGAGGTCAAAAGGCACAAAACCGGCAAGAGGAAAATCTCAG AGAGCACGCTCTTCGGGGTGCCGCTGGCCACGCTGCTGGAGAATGATCAGAAAATGAAGCCCAACACCTCGACTCCTCTCTTCCTGCAGGCA ttgtTGTCGTTTTTGGAGAGGAAAGGAGTCGATTCGGAGGGGATCCTGCGGGTTCCAGGATCTCAGTCCAGAATCAAG ctgctgcagcagaacTTGGAGACCAACTTCTACTCAGGTCGTGTCAGCTGGGATGAGGTGAGTCCAAATGACGCTGCCGCGCTGCTCAAGAAGTTCATCCGGGAACTGCCCGCTCCTCTGCTCACCGCCGAGTACCTCAACACCTTCAGCGCCGTCAGAG ACATCACAGAGCTGAAGCAGAAACTCCACATGTTGAACCTGCTCATCCTGCTGCTGCCTGAGCCCAACAGGAACACACtgaag GTCCTCCTTGAGTTCCTCAATAAGGTGGTTTCCAGGGAGAAGAGGAACAGGATGAACCTGTGGGCCGTAGCGACCATCATGGCTCCCAACCTCTTCCTCCATAAGGCCGTCCCCAGCAGACTGACTGAGGGGGCAGAGAAAGGACATGCGGAGAAGGCAGCTGATGTTATGAGGCTCCTCATCCGCTACCAGGACCTGCTCTGGACG ATCCCTAATTTCCTCATGAGCCAGGTGCGTAAACTGAATGAGAACAGTAACCGGCGTTACCAGTTCTACGATCGCCGCATCAAGAACCTGCTGAGAAAGATCCACACAGACAGCCGCGAAAAACCTGATAAAAACACCTCAGAG CCGTGCCGTACAGTGAAGATCCAGGTCGGGGAGCTGGTGAACGGCACCATGGAGTTCCAGCTCAACATTAATTCCCGAGCCTCAGACCTGCTCGCCCAGTTTTACCGCCAGTCCCTCTGCAGCCCCGAAAATGGAAAGGGCAAAATGCGAAG AAACGGCTCGGTGGCGTATCCAGACTGCGCCCTGTACGAGGTGGGAGGGAATATTG gtGAGCACTGCCTGGATCCTGACACACACCTGCTGGATTTGTACAACAGTAACCATGGAGGTGAGTGGGTCATCAAGCTGAAACCCAACGCCAGCAGAGGGCTGTGA